DNA from Fusobacterium sp.:
TATAATAGGAGATTTAATTTTCAAATAAATAAGGAATGGGTAGTATATAGTCCAAGTGTAATTTATGCAATATCTAAATTTATTGAAATGAAATCTCAAAAAGGTGAAGGAGTATTAATTAATACTCCAGGGTATGATGGATTTTTTAAAGTAATAATAGATAATGATAGAAAATTACTTACTTCTCCATTAAAAAAAGTTAAAGATAGCTATGAAATAGATTTTGATGATTTTGAATTAAAATGTAAAGAAGCAAAAATATTTCTTTTGTGCAGTCCTCATAATCCAACTGGAAAAGTATGGACTGAAGAAGAATTAAAAAAAATGATAGAAATATGTAAGAAGTATGATGTATTTATAATTTCAGATGAAATACATATGGATATAATCTACAAAGGAAAACATCATCCTATTTTATCACAAGCCTGTGATTATATGAAAAATATAGTCTTATGTACGTCTGCTTCAAAAACTTTTAATATTCCAGCATTGTGTGGATCATACCTTTTTATAACAAATCAAAAAGATAGGGATGAATTTTTAAGAATATTAAAAAATAGAGATGCACTTTCATCTCCTTCAATACTTGCTGTAATAGCTACAATAACAGCTTATAATAAATGTGAATATTGGGTAAATGAATTAGTAAAATATACAGAAAACAATATAAAATATGTAAAAGAATATCTAGAAAAAAATATTCCAGTTCTAAAGTGCGAAATTCCACAGGGATCATATTTTGCATGGATAGATTTTTCAAAATTAAGTATTTCAAATGATGAATTTCAAAGAAACCTTATTAATATTGGAGAAGTGGCAATAATGCCTGGACTGACTTATGGAGAGGAAGGAAGATATTATATTAGACTTAATGTTGGATGTTCTATTAAAAAAGTAGAAGAAGGATTAAAGAGAATAGAAAAAACAGTAAAGTATATAGAAAATAGGAACAATTAATTTTGGTATATTACTGAATTATAAAAAATATTTAATTGAAAAGGGATTTATTCTCTAAAAAAATGAGATATCATTCAGATATCCCATTTTTTATTTTTAATTACTTATTTCTTGGATAGAATTTTGGATTTGAAAAATAATTTTTAGTTTGTTCTGTAACCTTTGGAAATAAAATGATAAGAGCTATCATATTAGGGATAACAACTAATCCCATGGCTAAGTCTTGGATAGTCCAAACAAGGCTGATTTTAGTTATTGATCCAATTATACATAGGAAAGGAAATATATATCTACATTTTTCAGTTACTTTAGGTCCAAAAGCATAAGTAAAACTTTTAGCCGCATTGAACCATTGCCCCATCAAAGTAGTGAAACAGAATACTATTAATGAAAAAGTAGCAGCATGTTTCAATGGAGACCAGACAGTTCCAAATGCTTCAATAGCCATTACTGAACCAGGAGTATCTGTTTTATATAAACCAGTTACTCCAACAATAAGAGCAGTAATTGTGCAAACTATAATAGTGTCTAGAAAAACTTCTGTAACTCCAGCAATTCCTTCTCTACAAGGATGTTCAACGATTGCAGAACCATGAGCAAATGGAGCAGTTCCTTCCCCAGCTTCATTAGAGTACATACCACGAGTAATACCATATTGAAGAGCTCTTGACATAACATATCCACCAGTTCCTCCAGCAACAGCTTTTAAAGAAAATGCTTCTTTAAAGATAGTAGCAAATATAGCTGGAATCTGATGAACATTTAGTAAAATAACTAAAAATCCAGCACATATATAAAAAATTGACATTATAGGAACAAGAGCAGTTGCAATATTGGCAACTCTTTTAAGACCTCCAAGTGTAATAGCCATAAGAAGACATATTAAAATTATTCCAGTTGCATATGTTGGAATGTTATAATTAGAATTTAATATACCAGCAATAGTATTTGATTGAACAAGATTTGCACCCATCATTTTTGTACACATAAGAACTGCAATAACAACACCAAGCCAAGGCATTTTTAATCCATCTCTAATATAGTACATAGGTCCACTTAATATATTTCCTTCAGAATCCTTTCCACGATACAATTGAGAAAGAACTATTTCACCATATTTTAATGCCATTCCAAAAAATGCAGCTACCCACATCCAGAACACAGCACCCATACCCCCAGCAGTAATAGCTGTAGCTATTCCAACAACATTTCCTCCTCCTACATTTCCAGCAAGAGTTACCATCATTGCTTTAAAAGAAGGAATAGATCCTTCACCTTTTTCATCATTTCTAGATTTAAAAGATTCTATAAGTGTTTTTTTCATTATAAATCCAAAATATCTTACTTGTATAAAACCATTTGTAAAAGTATAAAGTATTCCAAGTCCTAATAAAATAAAAACAAGCCATCTTCCCCATATTATACCATTGATTTTTTCCAATAGAAATTCAAATTGGTCCATATTAACTCCTCCCAGTGTTATTATATAAAAATTTATTTATATTCCTTAATTATTTCTCCTGTCAAATCAGGAAAATTTCCAATGATGATATCCACCTTTTTTTCGATAAGATAACGAATATCACTTTCTTTATTTACTGTATATGTATTTATTTCTATTCCATATTTTTTTATTTCATCTATAACTTTAGGAATTAAATTATAGTGTACAGGATGGTAACATTGAATACCTAAATCATGGGTATATTTGCCAGCATTTATTAACCAAGTTTCAGATAGAAGTCCATATTTTAGATTAGGAGCTATATTTTTCATACGAAGTATACTATAATGATTAAAACTTGAAATTATTACCTTTTTTTCTACTTTATATTCTTGTATAAGATTCCATACTTTTTTTTCAATACCATGATATTCAAAAATTCCTGTTTTAAGTTCAATATTAGTTATGATGTTATTATCCTTAACAAATTCTAAATATTCTCTTAATGTAGGAATTTTATTAAATCCCATCTGACCATGATAAATAAATGAAGCATCAAATTCGCATAATTCTTCATAAGTATAATCAGATACTAATCCCTTACCATTAGTGGTACGATCTATTGTTTCATCATGAATGATAACTATTTCCCCATCTTTTGTGAGCTGAACATCAAGTTCTATTCCATCAGCACCATATTCTATGGCTTTTTTAAAAGCAAGTATGGTATTTTCAGGATATTTTCCACTGAATCCTCTATGAGCAAAGTTTTTTGTCATTTTTTCTTCCTCCAATTATTAAAAATCATCCTTAAAATAATAATATATTTTTTATACTTTTGCCACCTTTTTTACAATATTTTTATAAAAAAATAAACTAAAATAAATCTACGATTTTCATAGAGGTATTTTAGCTTTCACTTTTCTCTGCTAATATATAGAATTAATGTTTAATATTTGAAATTATATCAGAAATAACTTATTTTGTCAAATGTAAAAATTAGATTTATAGAATATTTTAAAATAGAAATTAAATTCTGATTTTAAATAAAAAATATAAAATTTTATAAAAAATAAAAAAATAAGAGGATAATAAGAAAAAATTTCAAATAATTAATATAAAATAAGTATAATAAAATATTTAATTTTTTAAAATCAATATATGGGTATATAGTTAAAGTTCTCTAAAATATATTGACTTTTATCATAAAATAGGCTATTATTATATAGGGGTATACCCTATAATGAAAAATGGAGGTATGATTTATGAAAAAAATAATAAAAATAGATGGTATGGGTTGTCAGAAATGTGTGACACATGTAAAAGAAGCTTTAGAAAGTTTAGATGAAGTAAAGTTATTAGATGTAAAAATTGGAGAGGCATCTGTTGATATTCCAGAAGGATATGATTTTAAAAAAATAACTGAAGCATTAGATGATGCAGGATATGAGGTTGAAGAATAATGAAAAAAACTTATCAGCTTGGTGGTATAAGCTGCCAAGTTTGTGTCAATAAAATAGAAAAAAAATTATCTAAATTAGAAGGGATAAAAGAAGCAGTTGTTAATCTTTCTACAGAAAAACTTTCAGTTGACTATGATGAAACAATTTTACAAAAAGAGACTATCATAGAAACTGTGAAAAAATTAGGATATGAAATAGAGGAAGAATCAGATTTAAAAGATGTAGAGTTAGATATTGATGGAATAAGCTGTCAGGTCTGTGTTAATAAAATAGAAAAGAAAGTCTCAAAACTTAATGGAGTAAAATCAGTAATAGTAAATTTAGCTAACAGCAGAGGAAAAATTGTTTATGATTCAGATGTTATTAAACTTTCAGAAATTCTTGAAGTAATGAAAAAAATGGGATATACTGGAACCAAACATGAAGAATCTTCTGAAAACCTAAAAGATAGAGAAAAAGAAGAACACTTGAAAAGAGAGTTTTTAGAATTTAAGATAGCAATTATTTTTTCTGCTATTGTTTTCTATATAGCTATGGGAACAATGGTAGGTCTTCCAGTTCCTCCTATTATTTCTCCAGATAATAATCCGCTGAATTTTGCAATAGTACAGTTTATTCTTGCTTTGCCAGTAGTTTATATAGGAAGAAGATTTTACATTGTAGGTATTAAACAGTTATTTATGAAAAGTCCAAGTATGGATTCTTTAATAGCAACTGGAACAGGTTCAGCCTTGATTTACAGTATATATGGAACTTTTAAAATAGCAGAGGGAGATTATCATTATGTTCATTCTCTATATTTTGAATCAGCAGTAGTTATTCTTGCACTTATACTTTTAGGAAAGTATCTTGAAGGTGTAAGTAAAGGGAAAACTTCAGAAGCTATAAAGAAACTTATGAGTTTGAAAAGCAAAAAAGCTAATCTTGTAAGAAATGGAGAAATAGTACAGGTAGATATAGAAGAAGTAGAGAAAGGTGAAGTTCTTTTAGTGAAACCTGGAGAAAGTATTCCAGTTGATGGAAAAGTAATAGATGGAAATAGTACTGTAGATGAATCTATGCTTACAGGAGAGAGTATTCCAATAGATAAGACATCAGGAGATATAGTTTATGGAGCTAGTATCAATAAAAATGGAAGTCTAAAAATAGAAGCAACAGCAGTTGGAAAAGATACTGTAATATCTAAAATTATAAAATTGGTAGAAAATGCTCAAGGTTCAAAAGCTCCTATTGCTAAAATAGCAGATAAAGTATCAGCTTATTTTGTTCCAATAGTAATGATTATAGCAACAGCAGCAGGGATTATTTGGTACTATTTAGGAAGTCAAGGTATTGTGGAAATAAATAATACTCCTTCTATTTTTGCTCTTACTATTTTTATTTCTGTAATGGTAATTGCATGTCCATGTTCATTAGGGCTTGCTACACCAACAGCTATAATGGTAGGAACAGGAAGAGGAGCAGAATTAGGAATATTAATAAAATCTGGGGAAGCTCTAGAAAAAGTCCATAAAGTAAATACTGTAGTTTTTGATAAAACAGGAACATTAACAGAAGGAAAACCTAAGGTAACAGACATATTGACTAAAGAAGGGTATAAAGAAAATGACACATTACAAATAGCTGGGGCTCTTGAACTTCATTCAGAACATCCATTGGGAGAAGCTATTGTGGAAGAAGCAAAAAATAGAGGACTTGTATTTCCACAGGTAAATGATTTTATTTCTATAACTGGACAGGGAGTATATGGTAAAATAGAAGAAAGTGAAGTTTTGATAGGAAATGCCAAATTAATGAAAACTAAAAATATAGAAATAACTATGAAAAAAGAGTTGGATGAATTGGCATCACAAGGAAAAACTCCAATGTACATGGCTATAGATGGAAAATTTTTAGGGATAATAGCAGTTGCTGATGTAGTGAAAAAAGAAGCTATAGATACTATAAAAGAGTTGAAACAAAGAGAATATAAAATAGGAATGATTACTGGAGATAACAGAATAACAGCTGAAGCAATAGGAAAACAAGTTGGAATAGATATGATATTTGCTGAAGTAACACCAGAAGATAAATATCTGAAAGTAAAAGAATTACAAGAAGAGGGATATAATGTAGCTATGGTAGGAGATGGAATAAATGATTCACCAGCACTTGTACAGGCTGATGTAGGGATAGCCATAGGTGGAGGAACAGATATTGCTATGGAAAGTGCAGATATAGTTTTGATGAAAAGAAATTTAAATGATGTACTGACAGCAATAGATTTGAGTAATGCTACTATGAGGAATATAAAACAAAATTTATTCTGGGCTTTTATATATAATACATTAGGAATACCAATAGCTGCTGGAGTACTTTATCCTTTTACAGGTCATCTTTTAAATCCTATGATAGCTGGAGGAGCAATGGCTATGAGTTCTGTTTCAGTAGTGACTAATGCATTGAGACTTAAAAAATTTAAAAAGCAGTAACAAGGGAGATTAAAGATGGAAAAATTAAAGAGAACTTGTATATCTGGTGAGTGTATGAGTAAAGAATGCCCAGCATTTAAAAGAAAGTTAGAGTCTAGAATAAACAGAATAGAAGGTCAAATAAGAGGAATAGGAAAAATGCTGGTAAATAAGATTGCCTGTGATGATGTCCTTAATCAGATATCATCTGTGAAATCTGCTTTGAATGGGGTATCAAAATTGATACTT
Protein-coding regions in this window:
- a CDS encoding glycerophosphodiester phosphodiesterase — protein: MTKNFAHRGFSGKYPENTILAFKKAIEYGADGIELDVQLTKDGEIVIIHDETIDRTTNGKGLVSDYTYEELCEFDASFIYHGQMGFNKIPTLREYLEFVKDNNIITNIELKTGIFEYHGIEKKVWNLIQEYKVEKKVIISSFNHYSILRMKNIAPNLKYGLLSETWLINAGKYTHDLGIQCYHPVHYNLIPKVIDEIKKYGIEINTYTVNKESDIRYLIEKKVDIIIGNFPDLTGEIIKEYK
- a CDS encoding heavy metal translocating P-type ATPase; the protein is MKKTYQLGGISCQVCVNKIEKKLSKLEGIKEAVVNLSTEKLSVDYDETILQKETIIETVKKLGYEIEEESDLKDVELDIDGISCQVCVNKIEKKVSKLNGVKSVIVNLANSRGKIVYDSDVIKLSEILEVMKKMGYTGTKHEESSENLKDREKEEHLKREFLEFKIAIIFSAIVFYIAMGTMVGLPVPPIISPDNNPLNFAIVQFILALPVVYIGRRFYIVGIKQLFMKSPSMDSLIATGTGSALIYSIYGTFKIAEGDYHYVHSLYFESAVVILALILLGKYLEGVSKGKTSEAIKKLMSLKSKKANLVRNGEIVQVDIEEVEKGEVLLVKPGESIPVDGKVIDGNSTVDESMLTGESIPIDKTSGDIVYGASINKNGSLKIEATAVGKDTVISKIIKLVENAQGSKAPIAKIADKVSAYFVPIVMIIATAAGIIWYYLGSQGIVEINNTPSIFALTIFISVMVIACPCSLGLATPTAIMVGTGRGAELGILIKSGEALEKVHKVNTVVFDKTGTLTEGKPKVTDILTKEGYKENDTLQIAGALELHSEHPLGEAIVEEAKNRGLVFPQVNDFISITGQGVYGKIEESEVLIGNAKLMKTKNIEITMKKELDELASQGKTPMYMAIDGKFLGIIAVADVVKKEAIDTIKELKQREYKIGMITGDNRITAEAIGKQVGIDMIFAEVTPEDKYLKVKELQEEGYNVAMVGDGINDSPALVQADVGIAIGGGTDIAMESADIVLMKRNLNDVLTAIDLSNATMRNIKQNLFWAFIYNTLGIPIAAGVLYPFTGHLLNPMIAGGAMAMSSVSVVTNALRLKKFKKQ
- a CDS encoding heavy metal-associated domain-containing protein — protein: MKKIIKIDGMGCQKCVTHVKEALESLDEVKLLDVKIGEASVDIPEGYDFKKITEALDDAGYEVEE
- a CDS encoding MalY/PatB family protein codes for the protein MKFDEIKDRRGTYCTQWDYVKDRFGKDNLLPFTISDMDLESPEEIVDALIKRINHRIFGYSRWNHDDFKNSIEGWYNRRFNFQINKEWVVYSPSVIYAISKFIEMKSQKGEGVLINTPGYDGFFKVIIDNDRKLLTSPLKKVKDSYEIDFDDFELKCKEAKIFLLCSPHNPTGKVWTEEELKKMIEICKKYDVFIISDEIHMDIIYKGKHHPILSQACDYMKNIVLCTSASKTFNIPALCGSYLFITNQKDRDEFLRILKNRDALSSPSILAVIATITAYNKCEYWVNELVKYTENNIKYVKEYLEKNIPVLKCEIPQGSYFAWIDFSKLSISNDEFQRNLINIGEVAIMPGLTYGEEGRYYIRLNVGCSIKKVEEGLKRIEKTVKYIENRNN
- a CDS encoding amino acid carrier protein yields the protein MDQFEFLLEKINGIIWGRWLVFILLGLGILYTFTNGFIQVRYFGFIMKKTLIESFKSRNDEKGEGSIPSFKAMMVTLAGNVGGGNVVGIATAITAGGMGAVFWMWVAAFFGMALKYGEIVLSQLYRGKDSEGNILSGPMYYIRDGLKMPWLGVVIAVLMCTKMMGANLVQSNTIAGILNSNYNIPTYATGIILICLLMAITLGGLKRVANIATALVPIMSIFYICAGFLVILLNVHQIPAIFATIFKEAFSLKAVAGGTGGYVMSRALQYGITRGMYSNEAGEGTAPFAHGSAIVEHPCREGIAGVTEVFLDTIIVCTITALIVGVTGLYKTDTPGSVMAIEAFGTVWSPLKHAATFSLIVFCFTTLMGQWFNAAKSFTYAFGPKVTEKCRYIFPFLCIIGSITKISLVWTIQDLAMGLVVIPNMIALIILFPKVTEQTKNYFSNPKFYPRNK